AACCTACCCGCAGGATGAGGCGCGGCTGCGCACCGAACAGGGCACCTGGGCGTCCGATCCGCGCGGCCAGGGCGCGGGCGAGGCGAGCGGCATTCCCGGCGCGCTCAGCAATCAGGCGCCGGTCAACCCGACCGTCACCCAGACCAACCCCAATGGCCAGGTGGTGACGCAGGGCCAGACGGCAGAAGGCGCCCAACCGGGCACCCCGCCCAATCCGCTGATGAAGACCGAAGAGACGTTCAACCGCAGCTTTGAACTGGGCCGCGAAGTGTCCGTCACCAAGGATGCCGTCGGCACGGTCAAGCGCCTGTCGGTCGCCGTCGCGCTCGACAACGCGCCCGACGGCAAGGCCCGCACCCCGCAGGAGATCGCCGCGCTCGAAGCGCTGGTGAAGGGCGCGATCGGCTTCGATCAGACGCGCGGCGACGTGGTCGCCCTCTCTTCGCGCAATTTCCTCAAGGCCGAACAGCCGGTCACGCCCTGGTATGAAGCCGACTGGGTGTCGCCGCTGGTCCGCAACCTGTCGGCGCTGCTGGTCGCGCTGCTGGTGATCTTCGGCATCGGCCGGCCGCTGCTCAAACGCCGCGCCGCCATACAGCAGGCCGCCACGATCGAGACGGCCGAGACCGGACAGCGCCTCGGCCGCGAAATTTCGAGCGAACTCACCAAGCAGGTCAGCGCCGCCAATCCGCATGGCGCGGACGCGCGGGTCACGCTCGACATGATCTCCTCCACCTATGACTATGCCCAGCGCGCCGACCTCATCCGCAATTTCGTGAAGCAGGACCCCGATCGCGCCGCCCTGGTCGTGCGCGACCTGCTGAAGGAGGGGAAGAAGGAAAATGCCTGAGATCGTCCCCGGCCGTCCCGAAGCGCTGAAAGGCAGCGCCGCCGCCGCCGTCCTGCTGATGCTGTTCAATGAGGATGAGGCCGCGCAGATATTGTCCCGGCTGGAACCGGAAGAGGTGCGTCAGCTTGGCTACGCCATGTATGATGTGCAGGATGTCGAGCCGGAGGAAGTGAACGAGGCACTCGACCATTTCGTCACCAAGGCGAAGAAGCGCACGACGATCGGCTATGGCGCCACCCGCCACATCCGCGGCGCGATGACCAAGGCGCTGGGCGAGGAGCGTGCGGAAACCATCCTGGCGCGCATCACCCCGCCGACCCGCTCCACCCAGCTTGAGATGCTGAAATGGATGGACGCGAAGGAAATCGCCGCGCTGATCGAGGCGGAGCATCCGCAGATCATGGCGATCGTGCTCGCCCATCTGGAAGCGCCGATCGCCGCCGACGTGCTGCAGCTTCTGCCGGTCGAATATCAGGAAGAAATCGTCTATCGCATCGCCACGCTCGGCCCCGTGTCGAACGAGGCGCTGGAGGATCTGGAGCAGCTCCTGCTGCGCGGTCCGGGCGGCAAGCAGGGCGCGGCGTCGCAGCGCGGCGGCACGGTCGAGGCGGCCGCGATCATGAACAATGTCCGCAAGGACAATGAGCAGCGGATCATCAAAGCTATCGCCAAGCGCGACAAGATGATTGCCCAGACGATCGAGGACGAGATGTTCGTTTTCGACAACCTCATCGACATGGACGACAAGAATCTGGGTACGCTGATGCGCACGATCGACAGCACGGTGCTGGTGGTGGCGCTCAAGGGCGCGAACGACATGCTGAAGGCGAAGATTTTCAGTTGCATGTCGGCGCGCGCGGCCCAGGCCATCGCCGACGAGATCGAGGAACGCGGGCCGATCCGCCTCGTCGAGGTGATCGACGCGCAAAAGCTGATCATCGCCACCGCGCGCCGCATGGCCGATGCGGGCACCATCATGCTGGCCGGCAAGGGGAACGACTTTGTTTAGGGTCTGGGACGCAGAAGCGGTTCAGGATGTCGCATCGGTCGCCGTCGCGGATTTCCGTCCGGCTGAAGGCGGCGGTTTTCGCAGCCTCTACACGGCGCCACCGGGACAGCAGACCGCCACCATGCGCGGTGCGGAGATGGAGCCGGCAATCGATCTGGTCGAGGAAGCCCGGATGGAGGCCTTCACCCAGGGCTTCGACGAAGGTTGCCGCGTCACGGCCGGCGCCAATGCCGCCGAAGCCGACGCACGCGCCCGGCTGGCCGAGGCGCTGGAATTGCTGGCGCCCGCGCCAAGCGGAATGTTGTCCACCATGTTGTCCGCCACCGTCGTCCGGCTGGTCGAACAGATAGTGGGCGAGGTCGAGATCGATATGGAGCGCCTTGTCCAGCGTTGCGACGCGGTCGCTGCCTTCATCGAGAGCAATCAGGACAAGAACGCCCTGCATCTCCATCCTGAAGATGTGGCGTTGCTGAAGGGCGAGGCGATCGGCCTGCCGCTGGTCGCGGACAACGCCATGCAGCGCGGCTGCGTCCGCCTCGAAACGGCCGACGGCTGGGTCGAGGATGGCCCGGATATACGCCTGTCGCGCCTGCGGGCGCTGATGGACGATATCGAGGGCAAGGCATGATCCGCGCCGCGCTCGCCCAGGCGGAGACGCTGTTCGATCATCTGCAGGTGCAGAACCGCCAGCCGCGCCATGTCGGCCGGCTGGTCAGTCACGATGCGGGAATGCTGGAAGTCACCGGCTTTCGCCGTCCGATCGGATCGGGCGCGCGGGTGCTGGCGAGCGACGGGTCGGTCTGTCGCGCCGAAGTGGTCGGCTTTCGCGGCGAACGTACGCTGCTGGTGCCGCTCGACGCCGACGCGCCGCTGGAAAACGGCATCCGCGTCGAACCGGACAGCCAGGCGAACATGGTGCAGGTCGGCGACGGGCTGATCGGCCGCGTCATCGACGCGATGGGCCAGCCGCTCGACCGCAAGGGACCTATCATCGCGGGCGGCAGTTGGCCGCTCAACGGCGTCAAGGGGAATGTCCTCGATCGCGGGCGCGTGACCGAACCGTTCGATCTAGGCGTGCGCGCCGTTAACGCGCTGCTGACCGCCGGACGCGGCCAGCGCATCGCGATCATTGCAGGGTCGGGCGTGGGCAAATCGGTGCTGATGGGTCAGATGATCGCCGGCGCCGAAGCCGATATCGTCGTCACCGGCCTGATCGGCGAACGGGGCCGCGAGGTCAGCGATTTCCTTGAAACCAAGCTCAAGGGCGCGATGCACAAGTCGATCGTCGTCGCCGTGCCCGCTGACCATCCGCCGGTGCTGCGCCTGCGCGCCGCTGCGCGCGCCACCGCGATCGCCGAATATTTCCGCGCGCGGGGCAAGAAAGTGCTGCTCCTGATCGATAGCCTGACCCGCTGCGCCCATGCCCAGCGTGAGATCGGCCTGGCGCTCGGTGAACCGCCGGCGATGAAGGGCTACCCTCCTTCCGCTCTCTCGCTCATTCCGCGGCTGGTGGAACGGGCAGGGGGCGATGCCCGCAGCGGCGGTTCGATCACCGCGCTCTATACGGTGCTGGCCGATGGTGACGACACCGACGATCCGATCGTCGATGCTGCCCGCGCCATCGTCGACGGGCATTTCGTCCTTTCGCGCCACCTTTCGGAACAGGCGATCTTTCCCGCCATCGACATTGGCAAATCGCTGTCGCGCGTCATGGCGGATGTGGTGGATGATGAGCATCGCGCCGCCGCCGCCGCCTATCGCCGCCTCTGGGCCGCCTATGAGGAAAATCGCGACCTCATCCTGATGGGCGCCTATCGTCCCGGCAACGATCCCGTCATCGACGAGGCGGTGAAGCGCCGGCAGGACATACTCGATTTCATCCGCCAGGATCAGAAGAGCCGCATCGACCTCGACACCAGCGCCGCCGCGCTCATCCTGGGCTTCGGCGCATGAAGGGACTGGTCGCCCGCCGCCAGCGCCTGCTGCGTGTACGCCATGTCCAGCACTCGATGGCCGTGGCGGAAACCGCGCGCGCGCGCGACGAAGCGAACGGCATCGCCCACAATATCGAACGGTTGCGCAAGGTGCGCGGCGAATTGTTCGAGACGGACGGATCGGTGACCGGCGCTTCCTTCGCGGCGATGCAGGAACTGGCAACCCGGCTTGAACAGGCGGGCCGCCAGCTTGACGGCGCGCTCTACGATGCACGGCGCAACGTGGAGGCCAAGGAAGATCTGACCATCGCCGCCAATCGCGAAAAGGAAATCGCCCTCCGCCTGAAGGACCGCGCCCGCGCGGACCTGGAGGAATGGCGTGAGAACAAGCTGGCGGCGCTGCCGCGCTATCGACGTATGCAACGGCCGGGGGATGTCTGATATGACCTTGTTGACCAGTCTCAAGGCGCTGCTGTTCGCTTTGCCGACCCAGGGTGCGGCCAAGGGTGATGCCGGCCTGCCGGCCGAAGGCGCGGGCGACTTCGCGCAATTGCTGGATGCAGTGAAGGGCGTCCCCGCCGCTGACGTGGCGGTGCCTGTTGCTGCGGCGCCGATGGCGCCAGGGCAAGGTGCGAAGAGCGATCATGCGGCCAGCCTGGACTTGCCGGGCCATAGGCCTCCGAACTTTCCGTCGCAGCCGGTTATCATGGACGAGCGGCAGGTCGGCCGGCCGGAATTGCCCGCCCCATCGATCGATGCGGATAGCGACGCGGCAGCCCCGGCGTCGGACCCGGCTTTAGTCATTGCGGCTCCCTCGATCCCAATCGTTCGGCCGGGGGCCGCAGTTCCCTCCGATGAAGTCGATACGGCGCCTGCCGTGCCGCAACCGGCGACGCCGGTTCTGGCCGTCACGGTTCCGCCGGACTTGATCGTTCCGCCGGCGGTGGTAGCCGCTTTGCCCGACGCGGGCGGTATAGCGCCGACAGCGCCACAACCGGCGAGATTAACGGACTCCGTCCGTGCGGACATCGCTGTCGAAGGAGCGGTGGACGAAGCGCGGGACACGGCCGAAGGTGCCGATGAGCCGCGCGATGACGATAAGGTCGACGTGGTCAATTCTGCGCCTGAGATGATCGCGCCCATGCCCATCATAATGGTCGTGCCGGTCGCACAACCCGTGCCGGTTCCGGCCGCAACCGATCTGCCGACTGACGGTACGCTCGCACCCGCAGCCCCTGTTGTCGCCGCGCCCGTGGTGTCGCCGCAGATCATTGTTCCGACACCGGCGCCGGCTTCTGTAGCGGAGCTATCTGTTCCGGTACGAGCGCCCGATCCACAGACGAACCTGGCTGCCGCGCCGCAGTCCGTGGACATGACGCCCGTGGACATGGCGCAGGTCTCCCACGATCCTGTTGCTGTTACGGCGCCCGACATGCCTGCGCCCGTCAAGGCGGAGGCGGTGTCGCTGCTCCAACTGGTCCGCGACCATATGAGCGCGCGGACTGCGTCGCGCTCGCAAGCTGGTGTGACCGGCGTCAAAACCAGCATGGCGAAGGATAGCGTCCCCGATATGATCGCGCAGCCGCCGGTCAACGACCGGACGGCCATGCCGACACCGCTGGGGCAGACCATCGCCATGCCGGCGACGGGTGCTGCCATGGCTTCCGCCATACCTTCCGTGGACCTGTCCGCTTCGCTGAACATGCAAGTGGTGGACATGGGGGTGTCGGGCCAATGGATCGACGGTTTGGCGCGCGATATTGCCGGCCTGTCCGCCAATGGCGCGCAGGGGCGGTTCCAGATCAATGCCGATCGGCTCGGTCCGATCCAGGTGGATATCCGCCAGGGCGAGGATGGCGCCGATGTCAGCCTGACCGTCGCCACCGAGGCGGCGGAACTGGCGTTGCGGCAGGACAGCGACCGGCTGAAACTCGACGCCGGCCTGTTGGCGTTGCGGATCGGCGAGGTGAAGGTCGAGCGTGCGGCCCATGTCGCGGAAACCGCGCGGGCCGATTCGACCGGCAACCAGGCGGGGTCGCAGCAGCAATCCCAGTCTCAGTCCCAGGGCCAATCCGCCGGCTGGCAGGGTCAGGGCATGGGCCAATCGTCCGCCCAGTCGCACATGCAGGGGCGGGGACAGCCGCGCGAAAATATCGCGCTTAACCATAAAGGCGACGGCGATCCGGCCGTTCTTAACCATGAACGGGTTGGCGATAGCGCCGCCGACACGCGCCGCGCGCGCTATGCGTGACTGGGCGCATTTTCCAGGGGACATGAAGCATGAGCGACGAGCCTAAGGCCAAGAAGAAAAAGGGCGGGAGCATGAAGATGATCCTGCTGCTGGCCGTGGGCCTGGTTGTCGGCAGTGCGAGCGCGGCTGGCGGCCTTTATGCCGCCGGCTTCTTCGGACACAAAACCGAAGGGCCGAAGGAAGACCCCAACAAGCCCGTTCTGGTGCTGGCCGGCGAGAATGCGGAGGAAATCGCCAAGGCGCATGGCGGGGGCGCCGCGCATCGCGGTGAACCGGGCAAGGGCATCGACCTGCCGACCCCGGCCAATCCGGTGGCCTATCAGGCCACCTATTTCCAGATGCAGGCGCCCTTCACGTCGAACATGACCGACACGGACGCCTTCGCCCAGATCTCGATCGCGGTGTCGACCTATTATGACATGCGCGTGATCGAAGCGATCAAGACGCATGAGATGGCGATCCGCAGCCAGGTGCTGATGATGCTGGCGCAACAGCCTGAGGAAATGCTCTCCACCCCGCAGGGCAAGCAGGTGCTGCAGGGCAAGATCAAGACGATTATCAACGATGTTTTGAAGCAGAAGAGCGGCTATGGCGGCATTGATAACGTTTATTTTACCAATTTCGTTATTCAATAGGGCAGCCTGAAAGGATCGGGATATCCCCTGATCCGATGCGGGCAGGGGATCAAGATGACCGACGTTCAAACCTTCGCCTTCGGGCGGGGGGAATCGCAGGCGCCCGTGATGCTGTCCGGGCTGGACCGGCTGGGCGACAAGCTCGGCCGGCGTATCCGCGCCATCATAGAACCGATCGCGGGTGTGCGCCCCCATGTCGAGGGGCAGGAAGCCCGCGTGCTGGACTTCGGCGCCTGGTCGGCGCAGGTGCCCGCTTTCTGCAGCCTGTCCATCTATCGCCTGCTGCCGCTGAAGGGGCAGATGCTGTTGCGCATGGATGCGACCATGATCTCGACCCTGGTGGACTGTTTCTATGGCGGCATCGGCAACCGTCCGCTGCCTGCCCGCGCCGAATTCACGCCCACAGAGGATCGGCTGATCGCGCGGTTGTGCGATTCGCTGATCGCGCGGCTGGTCGAGACCTGGGATGATGTCCTGCCGCTTGATCCCGGCCTGATCCTGCGTGAAAGCGGCATCGGCTATGCCGCCGCAGCACAACCCACCGACCAGATGGTTTTGCAGCGCTTCACGATTTCGCTGGTCCGCGATCAGCAATGGTCCATCGATCTGCTGTTCCCTCTGTCCGCACTGCGCGCCGTCGAGGGGCTGGTGAGCACGAGGCTGCCGGTTGATGAAGAGCATTGCGATCCGGTCTGGCAGGCGCGCATCGCCCGCCGGATGCGCGACATTCGCCTGCCCGCCCGTACCGTGCTGGCGCGTCCCAATCTCTCGCTGGCCGATCTGATGCAGCTCAAGGTCGGCGATGTCATTCCCGTGACGGTCGGCCGGTCGATGCCGTTGATCGTCGGAAACCGCATCGTCGCCCATGGGACGATCGGCGAACAGGACGGTCGCGCCGCCTTCCAGATTGAAAAGCTTGCACAGGAACCCGAACAATGAACGAGATGAGCGAAGACCTGCGGACGGAACGCGGCGAAGACCCGGTCAGCCGGATGACGAACAACCGCCAGTTCAAGCTGCTGGCCGATATTCCGGTGCGCATGTCGGTGGAAGTCGGCTCCACATCGCTGCGCCTGGCCGAAGTCATGGACCTGGCCGAAGGCAGCATCGTCGAACTGGATCGTCAGGCCGACGATCTGCTCGACATCATGGTCAACGGCGCGCTGATCGCCAAGGGCGAGGTGGTGACGGTCAACGGCCGGTACGGCATCCGCATCGTCGATATCGCCGCGACCGAAAATCGGCTGGCCGGCATAGAACGGCGCGGCTGATTGCCGGACGCTGACAGGGGTGCCGATTTAGCGCTTGCCTTCATCGGCGAAACGGCGAATCGCGGGCGAGTATTAACCATGGTCGGGGGCGGCTTTTCATGTTCTGGTATTTCGTCAAACTGTTGATTCTCCTGCCGCTGGTTGGCGGCATGGCCTTTGGCGCGCTGTGGCTGTGGCGCAAATATCAGCCCGGTATGATGGCGGGGCAGGGGGATCGCTCGCTCAAGCTACTGGAAGCCCTGCCGATGGGCGCCTTTGGCAAGCTCGCCGTGGTCGAATTCGAAGGCAAGAAAATCCTCGTCGCCGTCACCCGCGGCCGCATCGAAAAGATTGCGGAAGGCGACTCGCTTCGTGTCCGCTGAGGCCAGCCCAGAATATGCCCGTCACCCCGGCGGAAGCCGGGGTCCAGAATGGCGAAGGGCAATGCGAGCCGCCCTGGATTTCGGCTTCCGCCGGAATGACGGGAAAGAAGGAAGCAGTCGGATGATGCGGGCCGCAATGCTGGTCATTGCCCTGCTGACAATTGCCATCCTTGTCATCCAGCCCGCCCTGGCCCAGACCGCCCCGCCGCCGGTCGACAATAGCGGCGCGCTGAGCCGCGCCATGGGGCAGATTTCGGGCGATGGCCGCCCGCTATCGCTGTCGCTGCAAATCCTGATCCTGATGAGCCTGCTGACGGTGTTGCCGTCGCTCGTGCTCATGATGACCAGCTTCACCCGCATCATCATCGTCCTCTCGCTGCTGCGCCAGGCGCTGGGCCTGCAACAGACCCCGCCCAACCAGGTGCTGGTCGGGCTGGCTCTCTTCCTCTCGCTCTTCGTGATGCGTCCGGCGATCGACACGATCAACGCCCAGGCCTTCGACCCCTATGGCAAGGGGCAGATCAACATCGAGGAGGCCGTCGGCCGGTCGGGCAAGGTGCTGCACGGTTTCATGACCAAGCAGACGCGCGAAAGCGATCTCAAGCTCTTCGCCAATCTGGCCGAAGCGCCCGCTTTCCGTACGCCCGAGGACATTCCCTTCTCGATCCTGCTGCCCGCCTTCGTCACCAGCGAACTCAAGACCGCGTTCCAGATCGGTTTCATGATCTTCCTGCCCTTCCTCATCATCGATCTGGTCGTGGCGTCGACCCTGATGGCGCTCGGCATGATGATGCTGTCCCCCACCATCATTTCCATGCCGTTCAAGCTGCTGCTGTTCGTGTTGGTGGACGGATGGGCGCTGACCATGGGGTCACTGGCGGGGTCATTCGCGACATGATGCTGCTATGCAATTTCCCGTTCGGGCTGAGCTTGTCGAAGCCCTTGGCTGAGCGGAGCGAAGCCGCTTCACTATGTTCAGCGTGGCCCTTCGACTTCGTTCAGGGCGAACGGGCATAGTATGGAAAACGCCGATTTCTTCCTGGGTCTGGCCCAGCAGGCGCTGTGGATCACCGCGCTGGCGGCGGCGCCCGTGCTGATCCCCGCGCTGATCGTGGGTCTGGTTGTCGGCATGGTACAGGCGGCGACCTCGATCAATGAACAGACGTTGAGCTTCATTCCCAAGATCCTGGTCGTGGGCGGGATGCTGGCGCTGTTCGGCGGGTCGATCATGGTGCTGGTCGCCGATTTCACCCGCGAAATTTTCGAGCGCATCCCGGACTTGTTGCAATGATCGCCCCCGGTTTCGCGGGTGTGGAAACGCAGCTCTGGATCTGGTTGATCGCCATGATCCGGCCCGGCGCGGCCTTCATCGCCGCGCCCGTCTTCGGCGCGCCTGCGGTGCCGCTTCAGCTTCGCCTGATCCTTGCTCTGGCGCTGGGCCTCGCCGCGCTCAACAGCGTCACCATCCAGTTGCCGCACGATGGCGTCGCCAGTTTCGAGGGCGTGATGATGGTCATGGGCGAGATACTGGCCGGCCTCGCCATGGGGTTCGCGGTCCAGATCGGCTATGCCGCAGCCTTCGTCGCGGGGGAGACGATCGGTAACGCCATGGGCCTCAACTTCGCGGCGATGGTTGACCCTTCATCGGGCCAGTCGACCCAGGTGCTGGGCCAGTTTCTCTCGATCCTCGCGACTTTCCTCCTCCTCGGCATGGATGGGCATCTGCTGCTCGTCAGCTTCGTGGTGCAAAGCTATGTCGCCATTCCGCCGGGCGCGGGGATGCTGTCCAACGACACTATCTGGCGCCTCATAGAGTTTGGCGGGTCGCTGATGGGCATGGGCGTCACCGTGGCGCTGCCCGTCGCCTTCGCGCTGGTGCTGGTGCAGATCGTCATGGGCATGTTGGCGCGTGCGGCGCCTTCGCTCAACCTGTTCGCGGTCGGTATGCCGGTCGCGATGATGGCGGGGCTGGTGCTGCTTGCCATCGCCGCGCCGATCATGGCCGAAGGCATGACCGCCGCCCTGAAGGCCGGGCTGGAAGAGGCGCGCCACATCTCGGAGGGGCGCTGAGATGGCGGGCGGTGAGGGCGGCGAAAAGACCGAAAAGCCGACTCAGAAGAAATTACAGGATGCCGCCAAGAAGGGCGATATCCTTCAGTCCCGCGAACTGGCCACGGCGCTGGTCGTGATGGCGGGCATCGGCTGCCTTGCCGTCATCGGTCCCGCGCTGATCGACGCGCTGCGCGACATGTTGGTGGAGGCGCTGCGCTTCCGGCGCGATGATATCGTCGATTTCTCCCCAGCCCAGCGCGGGGCGGCCCTGCTGACGGGCATAGCCCTGCCGGTCGCGGGCGTGATGCTGGCTACCTTCATCGCGGCCATCGCAGCGCCGGCCCTGCTCGGTTCGCTCGGTTTCCGCCCCGGCGCCTTCGCGCCCAAGCCGGCAAAGCTCAATCCGATGTCGGGTCTCAAGCGCATCTTCGGGATGCAGGGGCTGATCGAACTGATGAAGTCGATCGCCAAGGTCGGCCTGCTCGGCAGCATCGGCGTCTGGCTGATCTGGGATCGGCTGACCAAGATTACGGGCCTTGGCAAGGCGGGGATCGCGCAGGCCATCGCCGATGTCGGCAACATCTTCATCTTCACCTGCCTGGTGATGGCGGGCGGGCTGTTCCTGATTGCAGGCATCGACGTGCCGGCGCAGATGGTGCAGCGCGCCAAGCGGCTGGGTATGACCAAGCAGGAAGTGAAGGACGAGCATAAGGAAAGCGAAGGTTCGCCGGAGCTGAAGGGCCATATCCGCCGCAAGCAGTTCGAGGTGCTGAGCGGATCGACACGCAAGGCGGTGGCCGAGGCCAGCGTCATCATCACCAACCCGACCCATTTCGCGGTCGCGCTGCGCTACCGGCCGGGGCAGGACGCCGCGCCCGTGGTGGTGGCGCGCGGTTGCGATGCGATCGCCGCCGCCATCCGCGAACTGGCGGACAGCAATGGCGTCACCGTCCTTCAATATCCCGATCTAGCCCGCGCCATCTATTTCACCTCACGTGCCGGGCAGATCGTGAACGAGGGGCTATATATGGCGGTCGCGACCGTGCTCGCTTTCGTCTTCCGCGTCGAAAACCGCATGGCGGGCGAAATGGACCGTCCCTTCATCACCGTGCC
This genomic stretch from Sphingobium sp. BYY-5 harbors:
- the fliG gene encoding flagellar motor switch protein FliG: MPEIVPGRPEALKGSAAAAVLLMLFNEDEAAQILSRLEPEEVRQLGYAMYDVQDVEPEEVNEALDHFVTKAKKRTTIGYGATRHIRGAMTKALGEERAETILARITPPTRSTQLEMLKWMDAKEIAALIEAEHPQIMAIVLAHLEAPIAADVLQLLPVEYQEEIVYRIATLGPVSNEALEDLEQLLLRGPGGKQGAASQRGGTVEAAAIMNNVRKDNEQRIIKAIAKRDKMIAQTIEDEMFVFDNLIDMDDKNLGTLMRTIDSTVLVVALKGANDMLKAKIFSCMSARAAQAIADEIEERGPIRLVEVIDAQKLIIATARRMADAGTIMLAGKGNDFV
- a CDS encoding FliH/SctL family protein; amino-acid sequence: MFRVWDAEAVQDVASVAVADFRPAEGGGFRSLYTAPPGQQTATMRGAEMEPAIDLVEEARMEAFTQGFDEGCRVTAGANAAEADARARLAEALELLAPAPSGMLSTMLSATVVRLVEQIVGEVEIDMERLVQRCDAVAAFIESNQDKNALHLHPEDVALLKGEAIGLPLVADNAMQRGCVRLETADGWVEDGPDIRLSRLRALMDDIEGKA
- a CDS encoding FliI/YscN family ATPase, with product MIRAALAQAETLFDHLQVQNRQPRHVGRLVSHDAGMLEVTGFRRPIGSGARVLASDGSVCRAEVVGFRGERTLLVPLDADAPLENGIRVEPDSQANMVQVGDGLIGRVIDAMGQPLDRKGPIIAGGSWPLNGVKGNVLDRGRVTEPFDLGVRAVNALLTAGRGQRIAIIAGSGVGKSVLMGQMIAGAEADIVVTGLIGERGREVSDFLETKLKGAMHKSIVVAVPADHPPVLRLRAAARATAIAEYFRARGKKVLLLIDSLTRCAHAQREIGLALGEPPAMKGYPPSALSLIPRLVERAGGDARSGGSITALYTVLADGDDTDDPIVDAARAIVDGHFVLSRHLSEQAIFPAIDIGKSLSRVMADVVDDEHRAAAAAYRRLWAAYEENRDLILMGAYRPGNDPVIDEAVKRRQDILDFIRQDQKSRIDLDTSAAALILGFGA
- a CDS encoding flagellar hook-length control protein FliK, coding for MSDMTLLTSLKALLFALPTQGAAKGDAGLPAEGAGDFAQLLDAVKGVPAADVAVPVAAAPMAPGQGAKSDHAASLDLPGHRPPNFPSQPVIMDERQVGRPELPAPSIDADSDAAAPASDPALVIAAPSIPIVRPGAAVPSDEVDTAPAVPQPATPVLAVTVPPDLIVPPAVVAALPDAGGIAPTAPQPARLTDSVRADIAVEGAVDEARDTAEGADEPRDDDKVDVVNSAPEMIAPMPIIMVVPVAQPVPVPAATDLPTDGTLAPAAPVVAAPVVSPQIIVPTPAPASVAELSVPVRAPDPQTNLAAAPQSVDMTPVDMAQVSHDPVAVTAPDMPAPVKAEAVSLLQLVRDHMSARTASRSQAGVTGVKTSMAKDSVPDMIAQPPVNDRTAMPTPLGQTIAMPATGAAMASAIPSVDLSASLNMQVVDMGVSGQWIDGLARDIAGLSANGAQGRFQINADRLGPIQVDIRQGEDGADVSLTVATEAAELALRQDSDRLKLDAGLLALRIGEVKVERAAHVAETARADSTGNQAGSQQQSQSQSQGQSAGWQGQGMGQSSAQSHMQGRGQPRENIALNHKGDGDPAVLNHERVGDSAADTRRARYA
- a CDS encoding flagellar basal body-associated FliL family protein, whose product is MSDEPKAKKKKGGSMKMILLLAVGLVVGSASAAGGLYAAGFFGHKTEGPKEDPNKPVLVLAGENAEEIAKAHGGGAAHRGEPGKGIDLPTPANPVAYQATYFQMQAPFTSNMTDTDAFAQISIAVSTYYDMRVIEAIKTHEMAIRSQVLMMLAQQPEEMLSTPQGKQVLQGKIKTIINDVLKQKSGYGGIDNVYFTNFVIQ
- a CDS encoding FliM/FliN family flagellar motor switch protein; this translates as MTDVQTFAFGRGESQAPVMLSGLDRLGDKLGRRIRAIIEPIAGVRPHVEGQEARVLDFGAWSAQVPAFCSLSIYRLLPLKGQMLLRMDATMISTLVDCFYGGIGNRPLPARAEFTPTEDRLIARLCDSLIARLVETWDDVLPLDPGLILRESGIGYAAAAQPTDQMVLQRFTISLVRDQQWSIDLLFPLSALRAVEGLVSTRLPVDEEHCDPVWQARIARRMRDIRLPARTVLARPNLSLADLMQLKVGDVIPVTVGRSMPLIVGNRIVAHGTIGEQDGRAAFQIEKLAQEPEQ
- the fliN gene encoding flagellar motor switch protein FliN codes for the protein MNEMSEDLRTERGEDPVSRMTNNRQFKLLADIPVRMSVEVGSTSLRLAEVMDLAEGSIVELDRQADDLLDIMVNGALIAKGEVVTVNGRYGIRIVDIAATENRLAGIERRG
- a CDS encoding flagellar biosynthetic protein FliO — encoded protein: MFWYFVKLLILLPLVGGMAFGALWLWRKYQPGMMAGQGDRSLKLLEALPMGAFGKLAVVEFEGKKILVAVTRGRIEKIAEGDSLRVR
- the fliP gene encoding flagellar type III secretion system pore protein FliP (The bacterial flagellar biogenesis protein FliP forms a type III secretion system (T3SS)-type pore required for flagellar assembly.) — its product is MRAAMLVIALLTIAILVIQPALAQTAPPPVDNSGALSRAMGQISGDGRPLSLSLQILILMSLLTVLPSLVLMMTSFTRIIIVLSLLRQALGLQQTPPNQVLVGLALFLSLFVMRPAIDTINAQAFDPYGKGQINIEEAVGRSGKVLHGFMTKQTRESDLKLFANLAEAPAFRTPEDIPFSILLPAFVTSELKTAFQIGFMIFLPFLIIDLVVASTLMALGMMMLSPTIISMPFKLLLFVLVDGWALTMGSLAGSFAT
- the fliQ gene encoding flagellar biosynthesis protein FliQ, with protein sequence MENADFFLGLAQQALWITALAAAPVLIPALIVGLVVGMVQAATSINEQTLSFIPKILVVGGMLALFGGSIMVLVADFTREIFERIPDLLQ
- the fliR gene encoding flagellar biosynthetic protein FliR; translated protein: MIAPGFAGVETQLWIWLIAMIRPGAAFIAAPVFGAPAVPLQLRLILALALGLAALNSVTIQLPHDGVASFEGVMMVMGEILAGLAMGFAVQIGYAAAFVAGETIGNAMGLNFAAMVDPSSGQSTQVLGQFLSILATFLLLGMDGHLLLVSFVVQSYVAIPPGAGMLSNDTIWRLIEFGGSLMGMGVTVALPVAFALVLVQIVMGMLARAAPSLNLFAVGMPVAMMAGLVLLAIAAPIMAEGMTAALKAGLEEARHISEGR
- a CDS encoding flagellar type III secretion system protein FlhB, with amino-acid sequence MAGGEGGEKTEKPTQKKLQDAAKKGDILQSRELATALVVMAGIGCLAVIGPALIDALRDMLVEALRFRRDDIVDFSPAQRGAALLTGIALPVAGVMLATFIAAIAAPALLGSLGFRPGAFAPKPAKLNPMSGLKRIFGMQGLIELMKSIAKVGLLGSIGVWLIWDRLTKITGLGKAGIAQAIADVGNIFIFTCLVMAGGLFLIAGIDVPAQMVQRAKRLGMTKQEVKDEHKESEGSPELKGHIRRKQFEVLSGSTRKAVAEASVIITNPTHFAVALRYRPGQDAAPVVVARGCDAIAAAIRELADSNGVTVLQYPDLARAIYFTSRAGQIVNEGLYMAVATVLAFVFRVENRMAGEMDRPFITVPDDLRFDADGRKL